Proteins encoded by one window of Tunturibacter psychrotolerans:
- a CDS encoding vWA domain-containing protein — protein MYKLEYPWLLALLPLPLLVYWLLPAYKEEQDSLRLTFFDYISSSLGLKPQPGAVVPRTNWLQKLLAPLCWGLIVLALARPQRIEPPIQKIQPGRDLMLALDISQSMETPDFRTSDGKRLRRVDAVKQVVGEFIRKRKNDRIGLIVFGQAAYPVTPFTLDHDAGLQILDQTDAGMAGPQTMIGDAIGLAIKQFNNSEAKQRVLILLTDGNDTGSRMPPRKAAEIASQNGITIHVVGLGDPRATGEDKVDYNALNDIAKATGGQVFHGENRVELEKAYATLDKITPQNFKTLSYQPRRELFMFPLGAAVLLFVGCQLLMLLASLMIRLFSRRREKPEEATTSGVFKVHV, from the coding sequence ATGTATAAGCTCGAGTATCCGTGGCTGCTCGCCCTGCTGCCGCTGCCTCTTCTTGTCTACTGGCTGTTGCCTGCTTATAAGGAAGAACAGGATTCTCTACGACTGACGTTCTTCGATTACATCAGCTCCAGCCTCGGGCTCAAACCGCAGCCCGGCGCAGTCGTCCCGCGGACAAACTGGTTGCAGAAGTTACTGGCGCCGCTCTGTTGGGGCCTCATCGTTCTCGCGCTGGCACGGCCCCAGCGGATCGAGCCTCCCATCCAGAAGATTCAGCCCGGACGCGATCTAATGCTGGCCCTCGATATTTCGCAGTCAATGGAGACTCCGGACTTTCGTACTTCTGACGGCAAGCGCCTGCGTCGCGTCGATGCAGTCAAGCAGGTTGTTGGTGAATTCATCCGCAAGCGCAAAAACGACCGCATCGGTCTGATTGTCTTTGGCCAGGCCGCTTATCCCGTGACACCCTTCACGCTCGACCACGATGCTGGCTTGCAGATTCTCGACCAGACCGACGCAGGTATGGCCGGTCCTCAGACGATGATCGGCGACGCTATTGGACTTGCGATCAAACAGTTCAATAACAGCGAGGCCAAGCAGCGCGTATTGATTCTCCTGACCGACGGCAACGACACCGGCAGCCGCATGCCGCCACGCAAGGCCGCCGAGATCGCCAGTCAGAATGGCATCACCATCCACGTTGTGGGACTTGGCGATCCTCGCGCCACCGGAGAAGACAAGGTCGACTACAACGCGCTCAATGACATTGCTAAAGCAACCGGCGGCCAAGTCTTCCACGGAGAGAACCGTGTTGAGCTCGAAAAGGCGTACGCAACCCTCGATAAGATTACGCCACAGAACTTCAAAACTTTGAGCTATCAGCCGCGGCGAGAACTCTTCATGTTTCCACTCGGTGCGGCAGTTCTTCTGTTTGTTGGGTGTCAGTTGCTGATGCTGTTGGCGAGTCTCATGATCAGGCTTTTCTCGCGTCGACGGGAAAAACCGGAGGAAGCTACGACCTCGGGCGTCTTCAAGGTGCATGTATGA
- a CDS encoding DUF4381 domain-containing protein: MSAPLDKLHDFYQPPTPAWTPQTVGWYVLFVIVGILVLWMAVHQMRKWFANRYRRAALRQLDLLPANEFSALLKRTALAAWPRERVASLNGAEWLKFLNEAAGDETFHSPPADRIEEMALQPVTLSNEDEHALREAVATWIRRHHV; this comes from the coding sequence ATGAGCGCCCCTCTCGACAAGCTGCACGATTTTTATCAGCCGCCTACGCCCGCGTGGACTCCCCAGACCGTCGGCTGGTACGTTCTGTTCGTCATTGTGGGAATCCTCGTCCTTTGGATGGCTGTTCATCAGATGAGGAAATGGTTTGCTAATCGCTATCGCCGCGCAGCATTGCGACAGCTTGATCTTCTACCTGCAAATGAGTTTTCTGCGCTTCTCAAGCGTACGGCGCTTGCGGCGTGGCCACGCGAAAGAGTCGCCTCGCTTAACGGTGCAGAATGGCTCAAATTTCTGAATGAGGCCGCTGGCGACGAGACGTTTCACTCCCCGCCTGCTGATCGGATCGAAGAGATGGCGCTTCAACCCGTCACGCTTTCGAACGAGGACGAACACGCGTTGAGAGAGGCAGTAGCGACCTGGATCAGGAGGCATCATGTATAA
- a CDS encoding mechanosensitive ion channel family protein: MPKQKTQRCLVILLVVLVSNRGLSAGIATSPIDQTQITDFLNETINWYQQIAVEQPEAPSPNDILFAASNVPLADQVVKLSFDFGHAGAQLLGQTTSGATSSTSRDSRYQSLAASASKNDVQLEQTQSQLDSLHQKLKSAPIRKQKDILSAIAETESKLALLKARRDAMNSLSQFMESAPQPSGLLSHIEVLEHSVSIGGSTSATRSAATAKQQATARTSEPLGIWSKLAAVYGLSRKTKMIDDAISNTKNLEQSAHKLQIPLHDRIKALSLRGDTIADRSDSSDPAVLLQQRIALDALTAEFNLVAAPLIPLSKQTILLETYQKNLQDWRVATKREYSDTRKSLLIRLIVLAALLAIVFGVFRLWKRAIFRYVPDSHRRYPYLLLRRIVLWFFIGLVVTLGFVSRLGSVATFAGLMTAGVALALQNVIIAIVGYFLLIGKFGIRISDRVQVSGINGEVIEIGLIRFHVMELIGVGSDVQPSGRVVAFSNAIVFQPTAALFRQIPGTDFLWHETSVTLAPDSDYLDVERRMLVAVSTAFGEYKEGFDHLRRQMEEKLILVSVGPLEPKVRLVLKSTALEVFIRYPVNSKNAAAIDDHVNRELLRAIGLEPKLKVLGAEAPTVRLRPDAPSAGAPRT; this comes from the coding sequence ATGCCAAAACAGAAGACCCAACGATGCCTCGTGATCCTGCTGGTGGTACTCGTTTCCAATCGGGGTCTGTCGGCTGGAATTGCGACCAGCCCCATCGATCAGACACAGATAACTGACTTTTTGAACGAGACCATCAATTGGTATCAGCAGATCGCAGTTGAGCAACCGGAGGCCCCGTCCCCGAATGACATTCTCTTTGCTGCGAGCAACGTTCCCCTGGCGGACCAAGTCGTCAAGCTTTCGTTTGATTTCGGTCATGCTGGAGCTCAACTCTTAGGTCAAACCACTTCTGGAGCAACTTCATCCACTTCTCGTGATTCCCGCTATCAATCTCTGGCGGCATCCGCATCCAAGAATGACGTTCAATTAGAGCAGACTCAATCGCAACTAGATTCGCTGCATCAAAAGCTGAAGTCCGCGCCAATCAGGAAGCAAAAGGATATTCTTTCTGCGATCGCTGAGACTGAGAGTAAGCTGGCGTTGCTCAAGGCCCGACGCGATGCCATGAACAGCTTGTCGCAGTTCATGGAAAGTGCGCCCCAGCCAAGCGGCTTGTTATCTCACATTGAGGTTCTAGAACATTCTGTTTCGATAGGGGGAAGTACCTCTGCGACTCGATCAGCCGCGACCGCGAAACAGCAGGCAACGGCCCGCACCTCCGAACCCCTTGGCATCTGGAGCAAACTCGCTGCGGTCTATGGTCTCTCGCGAAAAACTAAGATGATCGATGATGCGATCAGTAACACGAAGAATCTCGAGCAGAGTGCACACAAACTGCAGATCCCTCTCCATGACCGGATCAAAGCCTTGAGCCTTCGCGGCGACACTATCGCGGACCGGTCGGATTCGTCTGATCCAGCGGTGCTCCTTCAACAACGAATCGCACTGGACGCGCTCACCGCGGAATTTAATCTTGTTGCTGCACCCCTCATCCCGCTAAGCAAACAAACAATTCTATTGGAGACTTATCAGAAGAACCTTCAGGACTGGAGGGTTGCTACAAAGAGGGAATACTCCGATACAAGAAAATCGCTGTTGATTCGCCTTATCGTTCTTGCCGCGCTTCTTGCCATCGTTTTTGGCGTATTCAGGCTTTGGAAACGGGCGATTTTTCGCTATGTTCCGGATTCTCACCGGCGCTATCCGTATCTACTATTGCGACGGATCGTGCTCTGGTTCTTCATCGGCCTGGTGGTCACACTCGGGTTTGTGAGCCGCCTGGGGTCAGTGGCAACATTTGCGGGGCTAATGACCGCAGGGGTTGCACTAGCGCTCCAGAATGTAATCATTGCTATTGTGGGTTACTTCTTGCTTATAGGGAAATTTGGCATCCGAATCAGCGACCGTGTGCAGGTATCTGGAATTAATGGAGAAGTCATCGAAATTGGCTTGATTCGTTTCCACGTTATGGAGCTGATCGGTGTCGGATCGGACGTCCAGCCTTCAGGGCGAGTCGTTGCGTTTTCTAATGCAATTGTCTTTCAACCCACCGCCGCGCTTTTCCGGCAGATCCCCGGCACCGATTTCCTATGGCACGAAACCAGCGTCACCCTTGCGCCAGATAGCGACTACCTGGATGTGGAGCGACGGATGTTGGTCGCAGTCAGCACTGCCTTTGGAGAGTACAAGGAGGGCTTTGACCATCTACGCCGGCAGATGGAAGAAAAATTGATTCTGGTCTCAGTCGGACCCCTGGAACCAAAAGTCCGTCTTGTGCTCAAGTCGACCGCCCTTGAGGTGTTTATCCGCTATCCAGTGAATTCAAAGAATGCCGCCGCAATCGATGATCATGTAAACCGCGAGCTTCTACGGGCGATAGGACTAGAGCCCAAGCTCAAAGTCCTCGGTGCTGAAGCTCCCACTGTTCGTCTTCGACCTGACGCTCCTTCAGCGGGCGCCCCGAGGACTTAG
- a CDS encoding fused MFS/spermidine synthase — protein sequence MPAVNPASSSAKKLNNNRGGIKKPAQEMEQPNAIGFDGRMALFTLLLFFSGTAALIYQVLWIRQLSLVVGVEVYSITVAVSAFFAGLAAGGALLGRMADRWKRPLLLYALLEAGVALAGFVVTVALAHTAGPFVAIQSRAGVLAWALPFLLVGAPAFLMGGTLPAAVRSLAAGTSRVAKVGGWVYAANTAGGIAGALLSSFLLLPWLGVRGSAMAAALLNLVAAGMALGLDRQSHAEQITGKDIEALIAQPAGSGTALVLYAIAGGIALGYEVVWSQAMAQFLSTRVFAFSVVLATYLTGLVVGSALYARFSNQVRDAWGVFGLLISAAGFVALLEVAGLSLWQLRIQSEVGNLVLSLTGSEFAHMCAQFLIAAVGVVFVPTVLLGAAFPAVLQLTVGPERTGRDVGAVLALNTAGGIAGTLLTGFLLVPALGLVHTLGVLAVAAATVGALAVLLGRGVSLKMRWVVFSVGLVAATVGILSPPDRLARLLLTTRGGGALVFYQETRGATVAVAQQRSGDNVFRRLYIQGVSNSGDALPSLRYMRLQAMLPLLIHRGESKSALVIGFGTGITAGAVLHYPRLERRVCVELLPAVVQAGHLFPENYNAGSDPRMQIRISDGRHELLRTSERYDLITLEPPPPSAEGVVNLYSTDFYQLAGKRLEPNGLFAQWLPLSTQNGQDTRSLVRSFLDAFPYATLWSTEMHEMLLIGSHQPIELNANQIASRFSQGEVSTSLRAVGISSPAALLATWVTGRVGLERYTANARPVTDNDPRIEYSPWVRPKEIIHVLPELIALRTDPPLIDADDALRREVIRQRQDLLDFYAAGIAAYRGDREAWIHAMQRVVASDDNNPYYQWVAGERR from the coding sequence ATGCCAGCCGTGAACCCTGCCTCATCTTCCGCGAAGAAACTGAATAACAACCGTGGTGGAATCAAGAAGCCTGCTCAAGAGATGGAGCAGCCAAACGCCATCGGCTTCGATGGAAGAATGGCACTGTTTACGCTCCTGCTCTTCTTCTCCGGCACCGCGGCACTCATCTATCAGGTTCTCTGGATCAGGCAGCTCTCGCTGGTAGTCGGAGTTGAAGTGTATTCCATTACGGTTGCGGTAAGTGCCTTCTTCGCGGGGCTAGCTGCCGGAGGCGCGCTACTCGGCCGAATGGCGGATCGATGGAAGCGGCCGCTCCTGCTCTATGCTCTGCTTGAAGCGGGAGTTGCGCTGGCCGGATTTGTTGTAACGGTCGCATTGGCTCATACAGCAGGCCCGTTTGTCGCCATTCAATCTCGCGCCGGCGTTCTTGCCTGGGCGCTTCCCTTTCTACTGGTCGGAGCACCTGCATTTCTGATGGGTGGCACCCTGCCTGCGGCGGTACGTTCGCTGGCCGCAGGGACGTCGCGCGTGGCAAAGGTGGGCGGTTGGGTCTACGCAGCCAATACAGCCGGAGGCATCGCCGGGGCGTTACTCAGCTCTTTCCTGCTTTTGCCCTGGCTCGGCGTGCGAGGTAGCGCGATGGCCGCAGCTCTCCTCAATTTGGTCGCAGCGGGCATGGCACTGGGTCTCGATCGGCAATCACACGCAGAACAGATCACAGGAAAAGACATAGAAGCTCTTATCGCACAGCCTGCAGGTTCAGGCACGGCGCTCGTGCTCTATGCGATTGCGGGGGGTATCGCTCTTGGCTACGAGGTAGTGTGGTCGCAAGCCATGGCACAATTTCTGAGCACGAGGGTATTTGCGTTTTCAGTTGTGCTTGCGACATACCTCACCGGGCTTGTCGTCGGAAGCGCGCTGTATGCCCGTTTTTCCAACCAGGTTCGTGACGCGTGGGGGGTATTTGGACTCCTCATCTCCGCGGCCGGATTTGTGGCCCTGCTGGAGGTCGCCGGGTTGAGCTTGTGGCAGCTGCGCATTCAGTCTGAGGTCGGCAATCTTGTCCTCTCTCTCACCGGCAGCGAATTTGCCCACATGTGCGCACAATTTCTCATCGCTGCGGTCGGCGTCGTCTTTGTGCCGACAGTTCTGCTTGGCGCGGCGTTTCCTGCGGTGCTGCAATTGACCGTCGGGCCCGAGCGCACAGGCCGGGATGTGGGTGCTGTCCTCGCACTCAACACCGCAGGAGGAATCGCGGGAACCCTGCTGACGGGCTTTCTACTGGTGCCAGCGCTGGGACTCGTCCACACGCTAGGCGTGTTGGCGGTCGCTGCAGCAACCGTCGGCGCTCTGGCGGTCCTGCTAGGCAGAGGCGTGAGTCTGAAGATGCGGTGGGTGGTCTTCAGCGTCGGACTGGTGGCCGCCACAGTGGGCATCCTGAGCCCGCCGGATCGTCTCGCCCGACTTCTCCTGACGACACGCGGAGGAGGCGCTCTGGTTTTCTATCAGGAGACCCGTGGCGCCACCGTCGCGGTCGCACAACAGCGATCTGGCGACAACGTCTTCCGGCGGCTCTACATTCAGGGCGTCTCCAACTCTGGCGACGCGCTGCCGTCTCTGCGTTATATGCGCCTGCAGGCGATGCTACCCCTGCTTATTCATCGTGGCGAATCGAAGTCCGCGCTCGTGATCGGATTTGGTACAGGCATCACTGCTGGGGCGGTCTTGCACTATCCGCGATTAGAACGAAGGGTTTGCGTCGAGTTGCTTCCGGCAGTCGTGCAAGCGGGTCACCTCTTCCCGGAGAACTACAACGCTGGCTCCGATCCGCGCATGCAGATTCGTATTAGTGACGGACGGCACGAGCTACTACGCACATCAGAACGTTACGATCTGATCACGTTGGAGCCGCCGCCGCCTTCCGCCGAGGGAGTTGTAAATCTCTATTCGACAGACTTCTATCAACTCGCCGGAAAGCGGCTGGAGCCCAACGGTCTCTTCGCGCAGTGGCTTCCTCTCAGCACACAGAATGGCCAGGATACCCGCTCACTGGTGCGCAGCTTTCTCGATGCCTTTCCCTATGCGACTCTCTGGAGTACGGAGATGCACGAGATGCTGCTGATCGGGTCTCATCAGCCCATCGAGTTGAACGCGAATCAGATAGCCAGCCGCTTCTCACAGGGTGAAGTCAGCACTTCACTACGGGCTGTCGGCATCTCTTCTCCGGCCGCATTGCTCGCCACATGGGTTACCGGAAGAGTGGGGCTCGAGCGCTACACAGCAAATGCGCGTCCCGTAACGGACAATGACCCGCGCATCGAGTATTCGCCGTGGGTACGGCCAAAGGAAATCATCCACGTTCTCCCGGAGCTGATTGCTCTCCGTACAGATCCTCCGCTCATCGACGCAGATGACGCTCTACGCAGAGAAGTCATACGGCAGCGCCAAGACCTTCTGGATTTCTACGCAGCTGGTATCGCAGCGTATAGGGGAGATAGAGAAGCGTGGATACACGCAATGCAGCGTGTCGTTGCTTCGGATGACAACAATCCCTACTATCAATGGGTCGCAGGCGAGCGCAGATAA
- a CDS encoding arylsulfatase, with translation MLSIFSRICARSGTFRPAILICLVLTGAIFGAQNSRADDKKPNILVIFGDDIGQSNISRYTHGLMGMKTPNIDSIGEHGMTFTDYYAENSCTAGRATFITGQVAVRTGMTKVGVPGAPVGIQKRDITIAEAIKPLGYATGQFGKNHLGDRDEYLPTNHGFDEFFGNLYHLNAEQEPEMPYWPKDDPIFLKVYNPRGVIHSFADGKIEDTGPLNIKRMETIDDETSNACMDFMDKQVKSNKPFFVWMNFTRMHVFTHVRPEFHEKSGMPGNDYADGMWEHDQDVGKLLKKVDDLGIANNTIVLYTTDNGPNMFSWPDAAMTPFRNEKNSNWEGAYRVPAMIRWPGHIKENVWSNEIVSGLDWFPTFMAAAGNPNITEQLLKGTGPGGMAHKVHLDGYNILPYLTGKEEHSPRTQFYYFNDDGLLVAMRNGNWKFVFCEQREIGGYKVWSNPFVCTRLPLIENLRMDPYEKAPLISDQYDDWQVHNVYLAIQGQIAAQQFVRSFKEYPPSQAPASFTIDPESFVNMAPKPKE, from the coding sequence ATGCTTTCCATCTTTAGCAGGATTTGTGCTCGGTCCGGAACGTTTCGCCCAGCCATCCTCATCTGCCTCGTGCTGACGGGCGCCATATTCGGTGCTCAGAATTCCAGGGCCGACGATAAGAAGCCAAATATCCTGGTCATCTTCGGCGATGATATCGGCCAAAGCAACATCAGTCGCTACACGCATGGTTTGATGGGGATGAAGACCCCGAACATCGACAGCATCGGCGAACATGGAATGACGTTCACCGATTACTACGCTGAAAATAGCTGCACGGCGGGGCGGGCGACATTCATCACCGGACAGGTTGCGGTGAGAACGGGAATGACCAAAGTAGGCGTTCCAGGCGCGCCCGTGGGGATTCAGAAGCGCGATATCACGATCGCGGAGGCAATCAAGCCTCTGGGCTATGCAACCGGACAGTTCGGCAAAAACCATCTCGGAGACCGTGATGAGTATCTGCCGACAAATCACGGCTTCGACGAGTTCTTCGGCAATCTGTACCACCTGAACGCGGAACAAGAGCCGGAGATGCCGTATTGGCCTAAGGACGATCCGATCTTTTTGAAGGTGTATAACCCGCGCGGTGTTATTCATTCCTTCGCAGATGGAAAGATCGAAGACACGGGGCCGCTGAACATAAAGCGCATGGAAACCATCGATGATGAGACCTCCAACGCGTGCATGGACTTCATGGATAAGCAAGTGAAGTCGAACAAGCCATTCTTTGTTTGGATGAACTTTACAAGGATGCATGTCTTTACCCATGTGCGGCCGGAGTTTCACGAAAAGAGCGGGATGCCCGGTAACGATTATGCGGATGGAATGTGGGAACACGACCAGGATGTAGGGAAGTTGCTGAAGAAAGTAGACGATCTTGGAATCGCAAATAATACGATCGTTCTCTATACGACGGACAACGGTCCCAATATGTTCTCCTGGCCCGATGCGGCGATGACTCCGTTCCGGAACGAGAAGAACTCGAACTGGGAGGGTGCGTACCGCGTGCCTGCGATGATTCGTTGGCCTGGACATATCAAAGAAAATGTCTGGTCAAATGAAATCGTCTCTGGACTGGATTGGTTCCCGACGTTTATGGCGGCGGCAGGGAATCCCAACATCACTGAACAGCTTCTGAAGGGTACCGGCCCCGGAGGCATGGCGCACAAGGTTCATCTGGATGGTTACAACATTCTTCCTTACCTAACCGGGAAGGAAGAACATTCGCCTCGGACTCAGTTCTATTACTTCAATGATGATGGGCTCTTAGTTGCCATGAGAAATGGGAACTGGAAGTTTGTCTTCTGCGAACAGCGAGAGATCGGGGGCTATAAGGTATGGTCGAATCCCTTCGTCTGTACTCGGCTGCCGTTGATAGAGAATTTACGTATGGATCCCTATGAAAAAGCGCCCCTCATTTCAGATCAATATGACGATTGGCAGGTCCATAATGTGTACTTGGCAATTCAGGGGCAAATCGCTGCCCAACAGTTTGTCCGGTCATTCAAGGAGTATCCACCAAGTCAGGCTCCGGCAAGCTTCACGATCGACCCGGAGAGCTTTGTGAACATGGCCCCGAAGCCCAAAGAGTGA
- a CDS encoding AAA family ATPase — protein sequence MATLDSILDLQKRVERTVLGQQAMIERLLIGLLANGNLLVEGLPGLAKTRAIKKLSKFLDAGLSRIQFTPDLLPSDITGSEIYYTTADKGEFRFQPGPVFNNLVLADEINRAPAKVQAALLEAMEERQVTVAGKTHTLPKLFLVMATQNPIEQEGTYPLPEAQLDRFLMHVYVDYPEEKSERDIMLLVRGEEAESADTESVAAHEPPVSQEVIFTARKEIHAVHMAEAVEQYIVAVIEATRYPERHDKDLRKWIQIGASPRGTIGLDKCSRAYAWLKGRDYVRPDDVQAVVHDVLRHRILLSYDAQAEGVKPDQVIKKVVELVAVA from the coding sequence GTGGCCACTCTCGACTCTATTCTCGATCTGCAAAAACGTGTGGAACGGACGGTTTTAGGGCAACAGGCAATGATCGAGCGTCTTCTAATTGGCCTGCTCGCCAATGGAAATCTCCTGGTAGAGGGTCTGCCCGGGCTGGCCAAGACAAGGGCGATCAAAAAACTGAGTAAATTTCTGGACGCCGGCCTGTCCCGCATTCAATTTACGCCCGATCTGCTGCCTTCGGATATCACAGGATCGGAGATCTATTACACGACGGCGGACAAAGGCGAATTCCGGTTTCAGCCGGGTCCGGTCTTTAATAACCTTGTACTGGCCGACGAGATAAACCGTGCACCTGCAAAGGTTCAGGCTGCGCTTCTCGAAGCAATGGAGGAGCGGCAGGTTACTGTCGCCGGTAAGACCCACACGTTGCCTAAGCTGTTTCTCGTCATGGCGACTCAAAACCCGATCGAGCAGGAAGGAACTTATCCGCTTCCAGAGGCGCAACTGGACCGGTTCCTAATGCACGTTTACGTGGATTACCCGGAAGAGAAGTCCGAGCGTGACATCATGTTGTTGGTGCGTGGCGAAGAGGCCGAGTCTGCCGATACTGAGAGCGTGGCCGCGCACGAACCACCCGTGTCACAAGAGGTTATCTTTACGGCGCGCAAAGAGATTCATGCGGTGCATATGGCTGAGGCGGTAGAACAATACATCGTTGCCGTGATTGAAGCTACTCGCTATCCCGAGCGACACGATAAGGACCTGCGCAAATGGATTCAGATTGGAGCGAGTCCCCGCGGCACCATAGGCCTCGACAAGTGTTCGCGAGCGTACGCGTGGCTCAAGGGCCGCGACTATGTACGCCCAGACGACGTGCAGGCGGTGGTCCACGATGTTCTCCGTCATCGCATCCTGCTCAGCTACGACGCGCAGGCTGAAGGAGTCAAGCCAGACCAGGTGATCAAGAAGGTAGTGGAACTCGTCGCCGTTGCATAA
- a CDS encoding DUF58 domain-containing protein, translated as MGAYAELDSLIALQFKAAGFSLKHNQPVHSLLFGRRASHVRGRGLDFEELRSYVAGDDVRSIDWRVTARMRKPYVRVYSEERDRPTMLVVDQRINMFFGSRVSMKSVVAAEVAALAAWRVFHQGDRVGAFVFNDDKTEEIRMHRSRSTVLRILDRIAHQNHLLRSDRSLPPRPKRLNEVLASVARVCHHDALILIASDFDGADDTTRDLLLHLSRLNDVICCLAFDPLAVRLPPAEQLVVSDGKLQVELQLGQEKVRESILEASGKRMSAILSWQHELGVPVLPLSTAEDVPGQVRHLLSRAADRRRQI; from the coding sequence ATGGGAGCCTATGCCGAACTCGATTCGCTGATCGCACTGCAGTTCAAGGCGGCCGGCTTCTCCCTGAAGCACAACCAACCCGTTCATAGCCTGCTCTTTGGTCGGCGCGCATCGCATGTTCGCGGGCGTGGCCTCGATTTTGAGGAACTCCGCAGTTACGTCGCCGGAGACGACGTGCGCAGCATCGACTGGCGAGTGACTGCACGGATGCGGAAGCCGTATGTCCGTGTCTATTCAGAAGAACGCGACCGTCCCACGATGCTGGTGGTCGACCAGCGCATCAACATGTTCTTCGGCAGTAGGGTATCGATGAAGTCGGTAGTTGCAGCAGAGGTCGCTGCCCTGGCTGCGTGGAGGGTCTTCCATCAGGGAGATCGTGTCGGCGCATTTGTCTTCAACGATGATAAGACCGAAGAGATCCGCATGCATCGAAGTCGCTCGACGGTTCTGCGTATTCTCGACCGCATCGCGCATCAAAACCATTTGCTACGCAGCGACAGGTCTTTGCCGCCCCGCCCTAAACGCCTCAATGAAGTGCTCGCCTCTGTCGCTCGCGTCTGCCACCATGACGCCCTCATTCTCATTGCGAGCGACTTCGACGGCGCCGATGACACTACGCGCGATCTGCTGCTGCATCTCTCGCGCCTGAACGATGTCATATGCTGTCTTGCTTTCGATCCCCTTGCTGTTCGACTCCCTCCTGCCGAACAACTCGTAGTCAGCGATGGCAAACTGCAGGTAGAGCTTCAACTGGGGCAGGAGAAGGTGCGCGAGAGCATTCTTGAGGCGTCCGGCAAGAGAATGAGCGCAATTCTGTCATGGCAGCATGAGCTCGGCGTGCCGGTGCTTCCGCTCAGCACGGCTGAAGATGTTCCCGGACAGGTGCGTCATCTGCTGAGTCGTGCCGCAGATAGGAGAAGGCAAATATGA